The stretch of DNA AGAAGATGGTATTGGCGGGCTTGAGGAATGAGGCATCCGTAGCAGAGCTTTGCAGACAGTATGGCGTCAGCGATGTCATGTATTACAAATGGAAGAAGGCATTTTTAGAAGGCGGACTCAATGGGCTTAAAGGTAATGGCAAAACAGGCGATCAGGAGTCTGCCTTAAAGAAGGAAAACGAAGAGTTAAAGG from bacterium encodes:
- a CDS encoding transposase; its protein translation is MARKKWSAEEKQKMVLAGLRNEASVAELCRQYGVSDVMYYKWKKAFLEGGLNGLKGNGKTGDQESALKKENEELK